The Pseudomonas asiatica genome has a segment encoding these proteins:
- the fpr gene encoding ferredoxin-NADP reductase encodes MSNMNHERVLSVHHWNDTLFSFKCTRDPGLRFENGQFVMIGLQQESGRPLMRAYSIASPNWEEHLEFFSIKVPDGPLTSQLQHLKEGDEIIISKKPTGTLVLDDLNPGKHLYLLSTGTGLAPFMSVIQDPETYERFEKVILVHGVRYVNEVAYREFITEHLPQNEFFGESVRDKLIYYPTVTREPFENQGRLTDLMRSGKLFSDIGLPPINPQDDRAMICGSPSMLDETSEVLDSFGLKISPRMREPGDYLIERAFVEK; translated from the coding sequence ATGAGCAACATGAACCACGAACGTGTCCTCAGTGTGCACCACTGGAACGACACCCTGTTCAGCTTCAAGTGCACTCGCGACCCGGGCCTGCGCTTCGAGAACGGTCAGTTCGTGATGATCGGCCTGCAACAAGAAAGCGGCCGTCCGCTCATGCGCGCCTATTCCATCGCTTCGCCGAACTGGGAAGAGCACCTGGAGTTCTTCAGCATCAAGGTGCCGGACGGTCCGCTGACCTCGCAGCTGCAGCACCTGAAGGAAGGCGACGAGATCATCATCAGCAAGAAGCCTACCGGTACCCTGGTACTCGACGACCTGAACCCGGGCAAGCACCTGTACCTGCTGAGCACCGGCACTGGCCTGGCACCGTTCATGAGTGTCATCCAGGACCCGGAAACCTACGAGCGCTTCGAGAAGGTGATCCTGGTGCACGGCGTGCGCTACGTGAACGAAGTGGCCTACCGCGAGTTCATCACCGAGCACCTGCCGCAGAACGAATTCTTCGGTGAGTCGGTTCGCGACAAGCTGATCTACTACCCGACCGTGACCCGTGAACCGTTCGAGAATCAGGGCCGCCTGACCGACCTGATGCGCAGCGGCAAGCTGTTCAGCGACATCGGCCTGCCACCGATCAACCCGCAGGACGACCGCGCGATGATCTGCGGCAGCCCGAGCATGCTCGACGAGACCAGCGAAGTGCTGGACAGCTTCGGCCTGAAAATCTCCCCGCGCATGCGCGAGCCGGGTGATTACCTGATCGAGCGTGCCTTCGTCGAGAAGTAA
- the wrbA gene encoding NAD(P)H:quinone oxidoreductase — protein sequence MSQPYILVLYYSRHGSTSEMARHIARGIELAGMEARLRTVPAISTECEAVAPDIPASGALYATLDDLRHCAGLVLGSPTRFGNMAAPLKYFLDGTSSLWLGGELVGKPAGVFTSTASLHGGQETTLLSMMLPLMHHGMLVMGLPYSESALLETRGGGTPYGASHHAGADGKRELDQHEIALCRALGQRLATTAKALEAARG from the coding sequence GTGAGCCAGCCCTACATCCTGGTGCTGTATTACAGCCGCCATGGTTCGACCAGCGAGATGGCCCGGCACATCGCCCGCGGCATCGAGCTGGCCGGCATGGAAGCCCGCCTACGCACGGTACCGGCGATTTCCACCGAGTGCGAAGCAGTGGCCCCGGACATCCCGGCCAGTGGCGCGCTGTACGCCACCCTGGACGACCTGCGCCACTGCGCCGGCCTGGTATTGGGCAGCCCGACCCGCTTCGGCAACATGGCGGCACCGCTCAAGTACTTCCTGGATGGCACCAGCAGCCTGTGGCTGGGCGGTGAACTGGTCGGCAAGCCGGCGGGCGTTTTCACCTCAACCGCCAGCCTGCATGGCGGGCAGGAAACCACCCTGCTGTCGATGATGCTGCCACTGATGCACCACGGCATGCTGGTAATGGGCCTGCCGTACAGCGAATCGGCACTGCTCGAGACCCGCGGTGGCGGCACCCCGTATGGCGCCAGCCATCATGCTGGCGCCGATGGCAAGCGCGAGCTCGACCAGCACGAGATAGCCCTGTGCCGCGCCCTTGGCCAACGCCTGGCGACCACCGCCAAGGCCCTGGAGGCCGCACGTGGCTAA
- a CDS encoding DNA-3-methyladenine glycosylase I: MRDYQWLHEYCLNRFGSAQALEAFLPQPRTPAQLRDISDDRYLSTLALRVFRAGLKHSLVDAKWPAFEQVFFGFDPEKVVLMGAEHLERLMHDERIIRHLGKLKSVPRNAQMVLDVAKEKGSFGAFIADWPVTDIVGLWKYLAKHGNQLGGLSAPRFLRMVGKDTFIPTDDMAAALIAQKVIDKPPTSQRDLALVQQAFNQWHAESGRPLCQLSVMLAHTVNH; encoded by the coding sequence ATGCGCGATTACCAGTGGTTGCACGAGTACTGCCTGAACCGCTTCGGCTCGGCCCAGGCCCTGGAGGCCTTCCTGCCGCAGCCGCGCACACCGGCGCAACTGCGTGATATCAGCGACGACCGCTACCTGTCGACCTTGGCCCTGCGCGTGTTCCGCGCCGGGCTCAAGCACAGCCTGGTGGATGCCAAGTGGCCGGCGTTCGAGCAGGTGTTCTTCGGCTTCGACCCGGAGAAGGTGGTATTGATGGGCGCCGAGCACCTCGAGCGGCTGATGCACGACGAGCGCATCATCCGCCACCTGGGCAAGCTCAAGAGCGTGCCGCGCAATGCGCAGATGGTTCTTGACGTGGCCAAGGAGAAGGGCAGTTTCGGCGCCTTCATCGCCGACTGGCCGGTGACCGACATCGTCGGTTTGTGGAAGTACCTGGCCAAGCACGGCAACCAGCTGGGCGGGTTGTCGGCACCGCGCTTCTTGCGCATGGTCGGCAAGGACACGTTCATCCCTACCGATGACATGGCTGCGGCGTTGATTGCGCAGAAGGTGATCGACAAACCGCCGACCAGCCAGCGGGACCTGGCCTTGGTGCAGCAGGCGTTCAACCAGTGGCATGCCGAGAGTGGGCGGCCGCTGTGCCAGTTGTCGGTGATGCTGGCGCATACCGTCAACCATTGA
- a CDS encoding Yip1 family protein — protein sequence MIHHVVGLFTHPDQEWREIRGEEETISHMYLTHTLILAAIPAISAFIGTTQVGWVIGDRPAVMLTMESAIWMSIMSYLAMLAGVAVMGAFIHWMARTYDANPSMAQCIAFATYTATPLFIGGLAALYPHLWLGMLIGTAAICYTVYLLYVGLPTFMNIPSDEGFLFSSSVLAVGLVVLVAIMAATVIIWGLGVGPVYTN from the coding sequence ATGATTCATCACGTTGTGGGGCTGTTTACCCATCCCGACCAGGAATGGCGGGAAATTCGTGGCGAAGAAGAAACCATCAGCCACATGTACCTGACGCACACCCTGATCCTGGCTGCGATCCCCGCCATTTCGGCGTTCATCGGTACCACCCAGGTCGGCTGGGTGATCGGCGACCGGCCAGCGGTGATGCTGACCATGGAAAGCGCCATCTGGATGAGCATCATGTCGTACCTGGCGATGCTTGCCGGGGTGGCGGTAATGGGGGCGTTCATCCACTGGATGGCTCGCACCTACGATGCCAACCCGTCCATGGCACAGTGCATCGCCTTTGCCACCTACACCGCCACCCCGTTGTTCATCGGCGGCCTGGCGGCACTGTACCCGCACCTGTGGCTGGGCATGCTGATTGGCACCGCCGCCATCTGCTACACGGTGTACCTGCTGTACGTCGGTTTGCCGACGTTCATGAACATACCGTCCGACGAAGGCTTCCTGTTCTCCAGCTCGGTGCTGGCGGTGGGCCTTGTGGTACTGGTGGCGATCATGGCCGCCACGGTGATCATCTGGGGACTGGGCGTGGGGCCCGTCTACACCAACTAG
- a CDS encoding tRNA-uridine aminocarboxypropyltransferase: protein MSHAVARLRAERLARSNKPFIARGSRAERCPDCRVIATHCLCAWKPRVQAESGVCLLMHDTEPLKPTNTGWLIADLIEDTSAFGWLRTSVDERLLALLGDPHWQPYIVFPGEFVAQERVVSEVVREPGKRPLFILLDATWTEARKMFRKSPYLDRFPVLSLQAEQMSRYRLRRSKRDDHFCTAEVAAMCLDLAGDTQASQALDAYLDVFSLHYLSGKRRLPLDEQDDTHQRLHTFL, encoded by the coding sequence ATGAGCCATGCGGTAGCGCGCCTGCGCGCCGAACGCCTGGCCCGCAGCAACAAGCCCTTCATCGCCCGTGGTTCGCGTGCCGAGCGCTGCCCCGATTGCCGGGTAATCGCCACTCATTGCCTGTGCGCCTGGAAGCCGCGCGTGCAGGCCGAATCCGGCGTGTGCCTGCTGATGCATGACACCGAGCCGCTGAAGCCCACCAATACCGGCTGGCTGATCGCCGACCTGATCGAGGACACCTCGGCCTTCGGCTGGCTGCGCACTTCGGTCGACGAACGCTTGCTGGCGTTGCTGGGCGATCCGCATTGGCAGCCCTACATCGTCTTCCCCGGCGAATTCGTTGCCCAGGAGCGGGTGGTCAGCGAGGTAGTGCGCGAGCCGGGCAAGCGCCCGCTGTTCATCCTGCTGGATGCCACCTGGACCGAAGCGCGCAAGATGTTCCGCAAAAGCCCGTACCTTGACCGCTTCCCGGTGTTGAGCCTGCAGGCCGAGCAGATGTCCCGCTACCGCCTGCGCCGCTCCAAGCGTGACGATCATTTCTGCACTGCGGAAGTCGCTGCCATGTGCCTGGACCTGGCCGGCGATACCCAGGCCTCGCAGGCGCTGGACGCCTACCTGGATGTGTTCAGCCTGCATTACCTGAGCGGCAAGCGGCGCCTGCCGCTGGACGAGCAGGACGACACCCACCAGCGTTTGCATACCTTCCTATAG
- a CDS encoding TlpA disulfide reductase family protein, with translation MARRLAAVLAITASLLLGGCGADYGVDQHGNTVKAEQIDGHWLVLNYWAEWCGPCRTEIPELNAAAKQWAADGIKVVGVNFDGLQGQELKQAAETLGIAFTVLAQDPAERYDLPRSEALPVTYIIDDKGKVREQLMGEQTLEGLQAKIKALKGA, from the coding sequence ATGGCAAGGCGTCTGGCAGCAGTACTGGCCATCACCGCGAGCCTGTTGCTCGGTGGTTGCGGTGCCGATTATGGCGTGGACCAACACGGTAATACGGTTAAGGCCGAACAGATCGACGGGCACTGGCTGGTGCTCAACTACTGGGCCGAATGGTGCGGGCCGTGCCGTACCGAAATCCCTGAACTGAACGCGGCAGCCAAGCAGTGGGCGGCCGACGGTATCAAGGTGGTGGGGGTGAACTTCGATGGCTTGCAGGGGCAGGAGCTGAAGCAGGCTGCCGAAACCTTGGGCATCGCTTTCACCGTGTTGGCGCAGGACCCGGCCGAGCGCTATGACCTGCCACGTAGCGAGGCATTGCCGGTGACCTACATCATCGATGACAAGGGCAAGGTGCGGGAACAGCTGATGGGCGAGCAGACCCTGGAAGGGCTGCAGGCCAAGATCAAGGCACTGAAGGGCGCCTGA
- a CDS encoding SprT family zinc-dependent metalloprotease has product MPELLRQRVETCYQQAETFFKRPFPRPEVSFKLRGQKAGVAHLHENLLRFNLQLYRENQEDFLRQTVAHEVAHLVAHQLFGDRIQAHGEEWQLIMRGVYELPPNRCHNYEVQRRVVTRYIYRCPCPQSDFPFTAQRHKLVRQGRRYLCKRCREILVYSGETRVE; this is encoded by the coding sequence ATGCCCGAGCTGCTCAGACAACGCGTCGAAACCTGTTACCAGCAAGCTGAAACCTTCTTCAAACGCCCCTTCCCGCGCCCGGAAGTCAGCTTCAAGCTGCGCGGGCAAAAAGCCGGTGTCGCCCACCTGCACGAGAACCTGCTGCGCTTCAACCTGCAGCTTTACCGCGAAAACCAGGAAGACTTCCTGCGCCAGACCGTGGCCCATGAAGTGGCGCACCTGGTGGCCCACCAGCTGTTCGGCGACCGCATCCAGGCCCATGGCGAGGAGTGGCAGCTGATCATGCGCGGGGTGTATGAACTGCCGCCCAACCGTTGCCACAACTACGAAGTGCAACGGCGCGTGGTGACCCGCTACATCTACCGCTGCCCGTGCCCGCAAAGCGACTTCCCGTTTACCGCGCAGCGGCACAAGCTGGTGCGCCAGGGGCGGCGCTACCTGTGCAAGCGGTGTCGGGAGATATTGGTGTATAGCGGCGAGACGCGCGTCGAATAG
- the arsC gene encoding arsenate reductase (glutaredoxin) (This arsenate reductase requires both glutathione and glutaredoxin to convert arsenate to arsenite, after which the efflux transporter formed by ArsA and ArsB can extrude the arsenite from the cell, providing resistance.), which translates to MTDLTLYHNPRCSKSRGALELLEARGLAPTIVRYLETPPDAATLKALLGKLGIAPRQLLRTGEDEYKELKLADPALTDAQLIEAMARHPKLIERPILVVGDKAVVGRPPEKVLEILP; encoded by the coding sequence ATGACCGACCTCACGCTCTATCATAACCCGCGCTGCTCGAAATCCCGCGGCGCCCTGGAACTGCTCGAAGCTCGCGGCCTGGCGCCGACCATCGTGCGCTACCTCGAGACCCCGCCCGACGCTGCCACCCTGAAGGCCCTGCTCGGCAAGCTGGGCATCGCCCCACGCCAGCTGCTGCGTACCGGCGAGGACGAGTACAAGGAGCTGAAACTGGCCGACCCGGCGCTGACCGACGCACAACTGATCGAGGCCATGGCCCGGCACCCCAAGCTGATCGAGCGGCCGATCCTGGTCGTCGGTGACAAGGCCGTGGTCGGCCGACCGCCCGAGAAAGTACTGGAGATCCTGCCGTGA
- the ttcA gene encoding tRNA 2-thiocytidine(32) synthetase TtcA — protein MGTLSVNQNKLQKRLRRLAGEAITDYNMIEDGDKVMVCLSGGKDSYTMLDVLLHLQKVAPIKFEIVAVNMDQKQPGFPEHVLPAYLKELGVEYHIVEKDTYSVVKELVPEGKTTCSLCSRLRRGTLYTFADEIGATKMALGHHRDDIVETFFLNMFFNGALKGMPPKLRADDGRNVVIRPLAYCSEKDIQAYSDMKEFPIIPCNLCGSQENLQRQVVKDMLVEWERKHPGRTESIFRALQNVAPSQLADRNLFDFTSLKIDENATPRFLDVLNI, from the coding sequence ATGGGCACCCTCTCGGTCAACCAGAACAAACTGCAAAAACGCCTGCGTCGTCTCGCCGGCGAAGCCATCACCGACTACAACATGATCGAGGATGGCGACAAGGTCATGGTCTGCCTGTCCGGCGGCAAGGACAGCTACACCATGCTCGACGTTCTGTTGCACCTGCAGAAGGTGGCACCGATCAAGTTCGAGATCGTCGCGGTGAACATGGACCAGAAGCAGCCGGGTTTCCCCGAGCATGTGCTGCCGGCCTACCTCAAGGAACTGGGTGTCGAGTACCACATCGTCGAGAAGGACACCTACTCGGTGGTCAAGGAGCTGGTCCCCGAGGGCAAGACCACCTGCTCGCTGTGCTCGCGCCTGCGCCGTGGCACCCTGTACACCTTCGCCGACGAAATCGGCGCGACCAAGATGGCGCTGGGGCACCACCGCGACGATATCGTCGAAACCTTCTTCCTCAACATGTTCTTCAACGGCGCGCTCAAGGGCATGCCGCCGAAGCTGCGCGCCGACGATGGCCGCAACGTGGTGATCCGCCCGCTGGCCTACTGCAGCGAGAAGGATATCCAGGCCTACTCGGACATGAAGGAATTCCCGATCATCCCGTGCAACCTGTGCGGTTCGCAGGAAAACCTGCAGCGTCAGGTGGTCAAGGACATGCTGGTGGAGTGGGAGCGCAAGCACCCGGGGCGTACCGAGAGCATCTTCCGCGCCCTGCAGAACGTGGCACCGTCGCAGCTGGCTGACCGCAACCTGTTCGACTTCACCAGCCTGAAGATCGACGAGAACGCTACCCCGCGTTTCCTTGACGTGCTGAACATCTGA
- a CDS encoding diacylglycerol kinase, which translates to MTSPFKGQTGLKRILNAAGYSLDGLRAAFKGEAAFRQLVLLNVLLVPVAFWLPVSRAERAIMIAVCLLGLIVELFNSAVEAAIDRISLERHPLSKNAKDMGSAAQLVALTMVALVWGVILL; encoded by the coding sequence ATGACATCGCCATTCAAGGGCCAGACCGGCCTCAAACGTATCCTCAACGCCGCCGGCTATTCGCTGGACGGCCTGCGCGCCGCCTTCAAGGGCGAGGCCGCGTTCCGCCAGCTGGTGCTGCTCAACGTGCTGTTGGTCCCGGTCGCCTTCTGGCTGCCGGTCAGCCGTGCGGAGCGGGCGATCATGATCGCCGTGTGCCTGTTGGGCCTGATCGTCGAACTGTTCAATTCGGCGGTGGAAGCAGCCATCGACCGCATTTCGCTGGAGCGCCACCCGCTGTCGAAAAACGCCAAGGACATGGGCAGCGCCGCGCAACTGGTGGCACTGACCATGGTGGCGCTGGTGTGGGGTGTGATCCTGCTTTAA
- the erdR gene encoding response regulator transcription factor ErdR, with amino-acid sequence MATYEILIADDHPLFRGALRQAVTLGLGPDVRLVEVASIAELETRLSEKADWDLVLLDLNMPGAYGFSGLVLLRGQYPQIPVVMVSAQEEAAVVVKSREFGASGFIPKSSTLEVIQDAVRKVLDGEVWWPPQAFEKVDVSAEAKAASEGLASLTPQQFRVLTMVCEGLLNKQIAYELNVSEATIKAHVTAIFRKLGVRTRTQAALLLQQLESVASS; translated from the coding sequence ATGGCCACTTACGAAATCCTGATTGCCGATGACCACCCGCTGTTCCGTGGCGCCTTGCGCCAGGCCGTTACCCTCGGCCTGGGCCCGGATGTACGCCTGGTTGAAGTCGCCAGCATTGCCGAACTGGAAACCCGTCTGAGCGAAAAAGCCGACTGGGACCTGGTGTTGCTGGACTTGAACATGCCGGGTGCCTACGGTTTTTCCGGGCTGGTGCTGCTGCGTGGGCAATACCCGCAGATCCCTGTGGTGATGGTATCGGCGCAGGAAGAGGCCGCAGTGGTGGTCAAGTCCCGCGAGTTTGGCGCCAGTGGCTTCATTCCCAAGTCCAGCACCCTGGAAGTGATCCAGGATGCGGTGCGCAAGGTGCTCGACGGCGAGGTCTGGTGGCCGCCGCAGGCGTTCGAAAAGGTCGATGTCTCGGCCGAGGCCAAGGCCGCCAGCGAAGGCCTTGCCAGCCTCACGCCGCAGCAGTTCCGCGTGCTGACCATGGTCTGCGAAGGCTTGCTGAACAAGCAGATCGCCTATGAGCTGAACGTGTCGGAAGCGACCATCAAGGCCCACGTGACCGCGATCTTCCGCAAGCTGGGTGTGCGTACCCGCACCCAGGCGGCGTTGTTGCTGCAACAACTTGAATCGGTTGCCAGCAGCTGA
- the finR gene encoding LysR family transcriptional regulator FinR, whose protein sequence is MRFTLRQLQVFVAVAQHQSVSRAASVLALSQSAASTSITELERQSSCQLFDRAGKRLSLNALGQQLLPQAVALLDQAKEIEDLLNGKSGFGSLAVGATLTIGNYLATLLIGSFMQVHPESQVKLHVQNTAHIVQQVAHYEIDLGLIEGDCNHPDLEVQPWVEDELVVFCAPQHPLAKLGRADVQTLSQEAWILREQGSGTRLTFDQAMRHHRTNLNIRLELEHTEAIKRAVESGLGIGCISRLALRDAFRRGSLVAVETPELDLMRQFYFIWHKQKYQTSAMREFLELCRNFTAGFTRSDEIVLPPIA, encoded by the coding sequence ATGCGATTTACACTTCGTCAGCTGCAAGTCTTCGTTGCCGTGGCCCAGCACCAGAGCGTTTCGCGCGCCGCCAGTGTGCTGGCCTTGTCGCAGTCGGCTGCCAGCACTTCGATCACCGAGCTTGAGCGCCAGTCCAGCTGCCAGCTGTTCGACCGCGCCGGCAAGCGCCTGAGCCTCAACGCCCTGGGCCAGCAACTGTTGCCGCAGGCCGTGGCCCTGCTCGACCAGGCCAAGGAAATCGAAGACCTGCTCAACGGCAAGTCCGGTTTCGGCTCGCTGGCGGTCGGCGCCACGCTGACCATCGGCAACTACCTGGCCACCCTGCTGATCGGCAGCTTCATGCAGGTGCACCCGGAAAGCCAGGTGAAGCTGCATGTGCAGAACACTGCGCATATCGTGCAACAGGTGGCGCATTACGAAATTGATCTGGGTCTGATCGAAGGCGATTGCAACCACCCGGACCTGGAAGTGCAGCCCTGGGTCGAGGACGAACTGGTGGTGTTCTGCGCGCCGCAGCACCCGCTGGCCAAGCTGGGCCGCGCCGATGTACAGACCTTGTCCCAGGAAGCGTGGATCCTGCGCGAACAGGGCTCGGGCACGCGCCTGACCTTCGACCAGGCCATGCGCCACCACCGCACCAACCTCAACATCCGCCTGGAGCTGGAACACACCGAAGCGATCAAGCGCGCGGTGGAGTCGGGCCTGGGCATCGGCTGCATCTCGCGCCTGGCCCTGCGTGACGCCTTCCGCCGCGGCAGCCTGGTAGCGGTAGAAACCCCGGAGCTGGACCTGATGCGCCAGTTCTACTTCATCTGGCACAAACAGAAGTACCAGACCTCGGCCATGCGCGAATTTCTCGAACTGTGCCGCAACTTCACTGCGGGCTTCACCCGCAGTGACGAGATCGTGTTGCCACCAATCGCTTAA
- a CDS encoding DUF2069 domain-containing protein, with amino-acid sequence MAKKPKVLPALEWLAPRLRLTRALSLAFFFGLVALLLVNNLWFANLHGARVEVILAIELVPLLLLLPGMLTGSARAHAWTCFVVNIYFIKGVLAAFDPARAVFGWVEVLVSLGLFIAGLLYVRWKFQHERRMAGEGR; translated from the coding sequence GTGGCTAAGAAGCCCAAGGTATTGCCGGCGCTGGAATGGCTGGCACCGCGTCTGCGCCTGACGCGGGCGTTGAGCCTGGCGTTCTTCTTCGGCCTGGTCGCCCTGCTGCTGGTGAACAACCTGTGGTTCGCCAACCTGCACGGGGCGCGGGTCGAGGTGATCCTGGCGATCGAACTGGTGCCGTTGCTGCTGTTGCTGCCGGGCATGCTGACAGGCAGCGCCCGGGCACATGCCTGGACCTGCTTCGTAGTGAATATCTATTTCATCAAGGGGGTGCTGGCGGCGTTCGACCCGGCACGGGCGGTATTTGGCTGGGTAGAGGTGCTGGTGAGCCTGGGGCTGTTCATTGCCGGGCTGCTGTATGTGCGCTGGAAGTTCCAGCACGAACGGCGCATGGCCGGCGAAGGGCGTTAG
- a CDS encoding quorum-sensing-regulated virulence factor family protein has product MLRRIVPALSLLLALPLAAQAASKQEYDLNNTLQKVAKESSVGTPRAINEDILDQGYTVEGKALVNHLSVRQDHAARMQANPEQVRSQLGDSVCRNSGFRNLMSKGAVMVYRFTVYKTNQPIMDQAFDNASCVAGNKKK; this is encoded by the coding sequence ATGCTGCGCCGTATCGTCCCCGCCCTGAGCCTGCTGCTCGCCCTGCCCCTGGCAGCCCAGGCGGCTTCCAAGCAGGAATACGACCTGAACAACACGCTGCAGAAGGTTGCCAAAGAGAGCAGTGTCGGCACCCCGCGAGCCATCAACGAGGACATCCTCGACCAGGGTTACACCGTGGAGGGCAAGGCACTGGTCAACCACCTGAGCGTGCGCCAGGACCATGCCGCGCGCATGCAGGCCAACCCCGAACAGGTACGCAGCCAGCTGGGTGACAGCGTCTGCCGCAACAGCGGTTTCCGCAACCTGATGTCCAAAGGCGCGGTCATGGTCTACCGCTTCACGGTCTACAAGACCAACCAGCCGATCATGGACCAGGCGTTCGACAATGCCAGCTGCGTGGCCGGCAACAAGAAGAAGTAA